The following proteins come from a genomic window of Sphingomonas oryzagri:
- the thrS gene encoding threonine--tRNA ligase has protein sequence MSAMLKITLPDGSVREVAPGTTPADIAAAIGPGLAKAAIAAKVDGELRDIMRPLEADTNLALVTAKDEADALELVRHDYAHVLAEAVQQLFPGTQITFGPSTDDGFYYDFAPKDRPFTEEDLPAIEEAMRKIIAKDAPLIREVWSRADLIARWQRDGETFKAEWAAELPEGEELTVYRAGNGEDAWLDMCRGPHLASTGKLDPSAFKLTRVSGAYWRGDQKNAMLSRIYGTGWLNKKQLDQHLTRLEEAAKRDHRKIGQEMDLFHLQPEAQGSVFWHPKGYMLWRQLEAYMRRRLDASGYVEVKTPQLMDARQWEQSGHWGKYRENMFVVPDEIPNTEEDGPVLSGEGDLMALKPMNCPAHVLIFRQGIKSYRDLPIRMAEFGCCHRNEPHGALHGIMRVRQFTQDDAHLFVRADQLVDEVKRFCDLLDVIYKDLGFDSYAIKLALRPEKRFGSDEMWDWSEQSLRDAVAATGRDTPEFGWEELEGEGAFYAPKLEFHLTDAIGRTWQCGTLQTDTVLPERLDASYVGEDGNRHRPIMLHRAILGTFERFLGILIEHHAGKFPLWLAPVQAVVATIVSDADGYAEEVAATLAAAGIRVETDLRNEKINYKVREHSLAKVPYLLVLGKREADERTVAVRPLGTDARQEVIALDTLVERLKTEALAPDLRG, from the coding sequence ATGTCCGCGATGCTCAAGATCACGCTGCCCGACGGTTCCGTCCGTGAGGTAGCACCGGGGACTACCCCGGCGGACATCGCGGCGGCGATCGGGCCTGGGCTGGCCAAGGCGGCGATCGCGGCGAAGGTGGACGGCGAGCTGCGCGACATCATGCGCCCGCTGGAGGCGGACACGAACCTCGCGCTGGTGACGGCGAAGGACGAGGCCGACGCGCTCGAACTCGTCCGGCACGACTACGCCCATGTGCTGGCCGAGGCGGTGCAGCAGCTGTTTCCGGGCACGCAGATCACCTTCGGCCCGTCGACGGACGACGGCTTCTATTACGATTTCGCGCCGAAGGACCGCCCCTTCACCGAGGAGGACCTGCCCGCGATCGAGGAGGCGATGCGGAAGATCATCGCCAAAGACGCGCCGCTGATCCGCGAAGTGTGGAGCCGCGCCGACCTGATCGCGCGCTGGCAGCGCGACGGCGAGACGTTCAAGGCCGAATGGGCCGCCGAACTGCCAGAAGGCGAGGAGCTGACGGTGTATCGCGCCGGCAACGGCGAGGATGCGTGGCTCGACATGTGCCGCGGCCCGCACCTCGCCTCGACGGGCAAGCTGGACCCGAGCGCGTTCAAGCTGACGCGCGTCTCGGGCGCCTATTGGCGCGGTGACCAGAAGAACGCGATGCTCTCGCGCATCTACGGCACCGGCTGGCTCAACAAGAAGCAGCTCGACCAGCATCTCACGCGGCTGGAAGAGGCGGCCAAGCGCGACCATCGCAAGATCGGGCAGGAGATGGACCTGTTCCACCTCCAGCCCGAGGCGCAAGGGTCCGTCTTCTGGCACCCCAAGGGCTATATGCTGTGGCGCCAGCTGGAGGCCTATATGCGCCGCCGGCTCGATGCGTCGGGCTATGTCGAGGTCAAGACGCCGCAGCTGATGGACGCGCGCCAGTGGGAGCAGTCCGGCCACTGGGGCAAGTATCGCGAGAACATGTTCGTCGTGCCCGACGAGATCCCCAATACCGAAGAGGACGGCCCCGTCCTCTCCGGCGAGGGCGATCTGATGGCGCTGAAGCCGATGAACTGCCCGGCGCACGTGCTGATCTTCCGCCAGGGCATCAAATCGTATCGCGATCTGCCGATCCGCATGGCCGAATTCGGCTGCTGCCACAGGAACGAGCCGCACGGCGCGCTTCACGGCATCATGCGGGTCCGCCAGTTCACGCAGGACGATGCGCATCTGTTCGTGCGCGCCGATCAACTGGTCGACGAGGTAAAGCGCTTCTGCGACCTGCTCGACGTGATCTACAAGGATCTCGGCTTCGACAGTTACGCGATCAAGCTGGCGTTGCGGCCGGAAAAGCGCTTCGGTTCGGACGAGATGTGGGACTGGTCCGAACAGTCGCTGCGCGACGCGGTGGCGGCGACCGGCCGCGACACGCCGGAATTCGGCTGGGAAGAACTGGAGGGCGAGGGCGCCTTCTATGCGCCCAAGCTCGAATTCCACCTGACCGACGCGATCGGCCGGACGTGGCAGTGCGGCACGCTGCAGACCGACACGGTGCTGCCCGAGCGGCTCGATGCGAGCTACGTCGGCGAGGACGGCAACCGCCATCGCCCGATCATGCTCCACCGCGCGATCCTCGGCACGTTCGAGCGCTTTCTCGGCATCCTGATCGAGCATCATGCCGGCAAGTTCCCGCTCTGGCTGGCGCCGGTGCAGGCGGTGGTGGCGACGATCGTGTCGGATGCCGACGGCTATGCGGAGGAGGTCGCGGCGACGCTGGCGGCGGCGGGCATCCGCGTCGAGACCGATCTGCGCAACGAGAAGATCAACTACAAGGTGCGCGAGCACAGTCTCGCGAAAGTCCCGTACCTTCTCGTCCTCGGCAAGCGCGAGGCGGACGAGCGCACCGTCGCCGTCCGCCCGCTCGGCACCGACGCGCG